A window from candidate division WOR-3 bacterium encodes these proteins:
- a CDS encoding C25 family cysteine peptidase — MHFMHINKKNIALLSFLSCAMLGANWIPFTQGASMRGAETYTVSATDLSVTMDIDIFGIAAEDIDTKGMVDTQNEIFALLSIPDGYHTGELGKPKMPAIKKTVGVPYGAEIAIEITNAEYRDIELESVGIDKRIMPVLAPVEKMPGKKPVFEIDSKLYAQNELYPEGIARIESEDLMRGHRLAVIEITPLQYNPVTKILRCYTRFELKVTFTGGDMTQTRKEILTDYSPLFEDFIKRRVANYTMYENITRDVLPLPIHYLIITHNSFQTQVNDLALWLKQKGFKVKVANQDTITSWTIAGIENYIDAQNPLPTYLLLVGDVNGGYIPAPTGSQSQKVTDLYYAETDGSGYLPDILYGRLSVETATHITTVVDKILKYEKAQLPDMASWFKKDAFLAGNDNYSITEGTHNYCTSMFMDPYGYTTYKVYEQTYGATTADVFTNVNEGRILTTMSGHGSDDGWYDGPPFQVTHVNQLTNGDKLTIATGHCCLANNFGWGSGPCGGESWIRKANGGAVAYYGSCPSTYWSEDDWLQKEWYRAIYADSMFEHARFTLDGMYDGIYLSSTSLKQYYYEGYHVLGDPSLDLWTEVPVSMVVTYDGAVVPATADFTVSVTGNGSPLKDALVCAWIPGQSPEMHVSEYTNAAGIATLSISPTTPGDTMYVTVTKHDFIPHEGYAMVIAPSGPYVTAGSTIINDGNNGQANPGETVQLGVWAKNLGVATANSVYGLISESDPYISLGTDSSWYGNIAPSDSSLSTPNYSFTVANNCPDGHAINFTLDFTDIVDTTWTCNVNVTVYAPLLVYQEYLVTGGNGNGILEPGETVDLAITLENEGGAA; from the coding sequence ATGCATTTCATGCATATTAACAAGAAGAACATTGCCCTGTTGTCTTTCCTGTCTTGCGCTATGCTTGGCGCAAACTGGATACCATTTACGCAGGGAGCGTCAATGCGCGGCGCGGAAACATATACCGTCTCCGCAACTGATCTTTCTGTGACGATGGACATCGATATTTTCGGCATTGCGGCAGAAGATATCGATACAAAAGGCATGGTCGATACGCAAAACGAAATCTTTGCGCTACTGAGCATACCAGATGGCTATCACACCGGAGAACTCGGTAAACCAAAAATGCCGGCCATCAAGAAGACCGTGGGTGTGCCCTACGGCGCGGAGATCGCTATCGAGATAACCAACGCTGAATACCGGGACATCGAACTGGAATCGGTCGGAATCGACAAAAGAATAATGCCGGTACTGGCTCCAGTTGAAAAGATGCCGGGCAAGAAGCCGGTTTTTGAAATCGACAGCAAACTCTATGCACAGAACGAACTCTACCCTGAAGGCATAGCCAGGATTGAAAGCGAAGACCTGATGCGAGGTCACCGCCTTGCGGTCATAGAAATCACACCGCTACAGTATAATCCGGTCACGAAGATACTGCGGTGCTACACAAGATTCGAATTGAAGGTGACCTTTACCGGCGGCGATATGACACAAACGCGAAAAGAAATACTGACAGACTATTCGCCTTTATTCGAAGATTTCATCAAACGCCGCGTTGCGAATTACACCATGTATGAGAACATCACAAGGGACGTCTTGCCCCTGCCAATACATTATCTCATCATCACTCACAACAGCTTCCAGACCCAGGTAAACGACCTCGCATTGTGGCTGAAGCAGAAGGGTTTCAAGGTCAAGGTGGCAAACCAGGATACAATCACTTCCTGGACTATTGCTGGCATTGAGAACTACATCGACGCGCAAAATCCGCTGCCGACATATCTTCTTTTGGTTGGTGATGTCAATGGAGGATACATACCGGCGCCGACTGGCAGCCAGTCACAAAAAGTCACTGACCTTTACTACGCCGAAACCGACGGCTCTGGTTATCTACCTGACATACTCTACGGCAGGTTGTCAGTCGAAACGGCAACGCATATTACAACGGTGGTCGACAAGATACTGAAGTACGAGAAAGCCCAATTGCCGGATATGGCATCATGGTTTAAGAAGGATGCTTTCCTTGCCGGCAACGACAACTACTCGATAACCGAAGGCACGCACAATTACTGTACCAGCATGTTCATGGATCCGTACGGCTACACGACATACAAAGTATATGAGCAGACCTATGGCGCGACAACAGCCGACGTCTTCACTAACGTCAACGAAGGAAGGATACTGACCACGATGTCTGGACACGGGAGTGACGATGGATGGTATGACGGGCCACCGTTCCAGGTCACGCACGTGAACCAGTTGACCAATGGCGATAAATTGACGATCGCTACGGGTCACTGCTGTCTCGCTAACAATTTCGGCTGGGGCTCGGGTCCGTGCGGCGGTGAATCCTGGATCAGAAAAGCGAATGGCGGAGCGGTCGCGTATTACGGTTCATGTCCATCCACTTATTGGAGCGAGGATGACTGGCTTCAAAAAGAATGGTACAGAGCAATCTATGCCGACTCCATGTTTGAACACGCCCGTTTCACTCTGGATGGAATGTACGACGGTATCTACCTGTCTTCCACATCTCTCAAGCAGTATTATTACGAAGGCTATCACGTTCTCGGTGACCCGTCACTCGACCTCTGGACCGAAGTGCCGGTCAGCATGGTCGTCACCTACGACGGCGCCGTAGTACCGGCGACTGCCGATTTTACGGTATCGGTCACAGGTAATGGAAGCCCGCTGAAAGACGCTCTGGTGTGCGCGTGGATACCAGGACAATCTCCGGAAATGCATGTTTCCGAATACACGAATGCCGCGGGTATTGCAACACTCAGTATTTCACCGACGACGCCAGGTGACACGATGTACGTCACCGTGACAAAACACGATTTCATCCCGCATGAGGGCTATGCTATGGTCATTGCGCCCAGCGGCCCCTACGTGACTGCCGGTTCCACGATCATCAACGACGGCAACAACGGCCAGGCGAACCCCGGAGAGACCGTTCAACTCGGTGTCTGGGCAAAGAACCTGGGAGTCGCTACTGCGAATTCCGTATACGGATTGATCAGTGAATCAGATCCCTATATCTCATTGGGAACCGATTCCTCCTGGTACGGCAATATTGCTCCGTCAGATTCATCACTCTCCACGCCGAACTACAGTTTCACGGTAGCGAACAACTGTCCGGATGGTCATGCAATAAACTTCACCCTTGACTTCACCGACATCGTCGACACCACCTGGACATGCAATGTGAATGTCACTGTTTATGCGCCGTTATTGGTGTATCAGGAGTATTTAGTGACTGGTGGTAATGGTAATGGGATATTGGAGCCGGGTGAGACGGTGGATTTAGCGATTACATTGGAGAATGAGGGTGGTGCGGCGG